Genomic window (Streptomyces sp. NBC_00078):
ACGAGACTGTCCTCGTTCCGCTCACGGAGCAGCCCGGGATGACTCAGCGCGCTCACGGCGACGTACAGCATCCAGTGCCACCGCCTTCCCGCACCACACCCGGCCGGACCAGACCGGACCCACCTTCTCAGGCCGGTGCCGGGCTCCAAGTCTAGTAGTGGATCGTCATCGCCGCAGGTCAGAGGCGGGTTCCCGGCTACGTCGCCGGGGCGGTCGCCCTGTTTCGTTTCTGCGGGCCGCGCACGGAAAATCGTCCGGCCCGGCCGCTGCGACGGACTAAAGTCGGAGCTATGGCTTCCGAAGCTGACGAGGAGAAGAGCGGTCCGGGCTCCGCCGAGGGTGCGCCTGCCGAGGCCGATCCCAAGATCGCCGCCGCCATCGCGGCCGCGGAGGCCGCGGGCCCGGACGACGGCGAGACGGTGCGGATCGACAGCTGGATCTGGGCCGTACGTCTGACGAAGACCCGCTCGCTCGGCGCGGCCGCCTGCAAGGGCGGCCATGTGCAGGTGAACGGTGACCGCGTGAAGCCCGCGCACTCCGTGCGGATCGGCGACGAGGTGCGCGTGCGGCAGGAGGGCTGGGAGCGGATCGTCATCGTCAGGCGACTGATCCGCAAGCGGGTGGGCGCACCGGTGGCGGCCCAGTGCTACGTCGACAACTCCCCGCCCCCGCCGCCCCGACAGGTCTTCGCCCCGGCGGGCATCCGCGACCGCGGCACGGGCCGCCCGACCAAGCGGGACCGCCGCGACATGGAACGGCTGCGGGGCCAGACGGGCGGCAGCGACGGCAGCGGGCGCCCGGACGGACGCTGACGCCGACGCGGTGAGCCCGGCGGCACCAGGGCCCGCGGGAAGACCGACGGCGCACAAGTGCTGCCGCAGGAGGCCGGCTGTACATACGGCGGTGGCGTCCGGCGGGACCTCTGAGGTCCCGCCGGACGCCACCGCTGTCGTTCGTGGAAGTCGCGAAAGTCGGGAAGGTCATCGCACCCGTCGTCACACCTGTCGTGACGCGTTGCGTCACGCCCGCCGCCGCTCCCGTGTTCACGCCCGTCGTCGCACCAGTCGCAGCAGATCGGCGTTCGAGCCGCGCCGGGCCCAGGCGATCAGGGCGAGCGGCACGATCAGGATCAGCGGGGCCGCCGCGTTCTCACCGTCGAAGACGGTGGTCTGGACGACGAACGCGCCCACCATGAGCCCGCTCAGCGCGATCGCGGCCACCGACTGCAGCACAGGGATCAACAGGGCCACGCCACCGGCCAGTTCGAGAGCGCCGATGGTGTACATGCCCGCGCTGCCCCAACCGATCTTGTCGAAGGCGTCGACGGCGTAGGAGTTCCCGATCAGCTTGGGCAGGGCGCTCGCGATGCCGTAGAAGAGGGCGATCAGCACCTGCAGGGTGCGCAGGGCGATCCGGGCGCGGCGGCCGCGGGGGGTCGCGGACTCGGCGACGACGCTGCCGGAGGAGGCGGAAGCTACGGAGGCGACGGGGACGGTGGTCTCGGACATGGAGTTCTCCTGTGGTGAGCGGTTCGTCGTGCTGTCACAGGGGTAGACCGGCCGTCGCGCCGGAACTCATCGCCGCCGAGCGGGGTTTCGCAGGCACCCTAGAGCGGGAACCACCCGTGCCCGATGTACCAATGACCGCCCGCCCTCAAGTGGTCTCCGACCGCCCGCTCCACCGCGGTGCGCCGGGGCAGGCTCTCGATGGGCAACGCCGGGTCGCCGAAGACGAACTGGACCGGTTCCGTGTCGGCCGCCTCCCTGTCCTCGCGGGCGACCCGGAAGCGCTCCTGGAACCGGACGATGTTCGAGCCGGCCGGCAGATACTCCCTCAACTGCGGGTCCAGCAGCCAGGAGTGGCAGAGCGCGGCCCGGTACTTCTCCTCGGGGTAGTACCGGGTGAAGAACTCCCCCGCCAGCGCCAGCGAGCGCTCGCACGCCGCCGGTGACAGCGGGCCGAGGTAGTCGGGGATGTGGATGTTCAGGCACGGCATGCCGGGTGCCACGTCCAGGCCGGCCGACGCGAGCACCCGCGATGTGCGCTGCCCGTGCTTCGCCCGCTCGAACTGCAGCCGTCCCAGCTGGTACAGCTCGCCCCGGAAGTGGTGGGTGAGCCACCACGGCGCCTGTACACCCGCCCGGCCGTGCCGCCTGCGGTGCACGGCCATGTTCCGTCCCAGGTCGGCGAGGGTGCGCCGGGACACGTCGTCGGGCACGCCCCGCGCGCGGTGGTAGGCGCGCGTGTACGGCAACGCGGCCACGAACACGTACACGGGGAAGCAACGCTGCAGCGGCCCCGACGCCCAGTCCAGCTGGGGCAGGTCGACCGCGCCGTCGATCTCCCCCATGCCCCGGACCAGCTCCTCGACCGACGCCTCAAGGACGTGCAGGAGTTCCGGGTCGTCGGTCACGCGTCGGCCCATCCGGACGAGTTTATTGATGTCCTCGTGCGGTACGGCGAGATCCAGCAGCACCTCGGCGAGCTCGTCGGCATCCGGCAGCACGCGGCGACCCCCTAGTCCCGTTCCGTTTGGTGAACGTCCGTCCCGAAGAGTACGTTGCAAACAGGAGCGATGTTCCCGATGCGTACGGGCAGTGAGCCGACAACCGCGCGCAGTGCGCTGCGTGCGCGCTTCTGGCTGAGCATGTGGGGACTGGTGTGGGCGGTCTTCGGCACGGCCGCGTTCGCCCTCGTGGGACGCCCCGGGTGGGCGGCCGCCTGCGGTGTGCTGTGGCTGGTGATCACCGTGGACATGACCGTCATTCTCCGGCACATCCGGCAGGGCCCGCACTACCAGCCGGGCCCGGACATCCCCCCGTACCGCCCGCCCGAGAGGCGGCCCCGCTAGTGGGCGCTCACGCGTCGAACTGCGCCGCCTTCAGGTACTCCGGGTTGGGGTCCAGCGCGGCCGCCAGCCGGAAGTGACGCTTGGCCGACTCGGGTTCCCCGCGGCGCTCATAGGTCCGGGCGAGCGCGAAATGCGCGAACGCGTTGTCCGGCTCGCGCTCCAGGACGATCGTGAACTCCAGCTCCGCGGGCCGCAGTTGAGCGGCGGCGAAGAAGGCACGCGCGCGCAGCAGCCGGGCGGCGGTGTTCTCCGGGTGCGCGGCGATGACAGAGTCGAGCAGCTTCACCGCGCCCCGCGGGTCCCGTGCGTTGAGCAGTTGCTCGGCGGCACGGAAGTCGATGACATGCGTCTCCGGAGTACGTCCGGTCGAACCGCTGATCTCGGGCACGGCACAGTCCTTCCCTCACTGGGCGGGTTCAACGCCCCTGAAGGGGGCCGCTATTCCTGAGCCTGCGGTGACGACGCCGGCTGCGCCCGCGCTCTGCGCACGAGGTCCGCCCAGACGTCCTGCACGCGGCGCTGCAGCTGTTCCAGCGGTACGTCGTTGTCGATCACGACGTCCGCGATCTCCCGGCGCTTCTCGCGGGTCGCCTGGGCGGCCATCCGGGCGCGTGCGTCCTGTTCCGTCATGCCGCGCAGTCGCACCAGCCGGTCGAGCTGTGTCTCGGGGCTCGCGTCGACGACGATCACGACGTCGTAGAGCGGCGCCAGGCTGTTCTCGGCGAGCAGCGGCACGTCGTGGACGACGACCGCGCCCTCGGCGGCCGCCGCCTCCAGCTCACGTGACCGCGCGCCGACGAGGGGATGCACGATCGAGTTGAGGACGGCCAGCTTCTCCGGGTCGGCGAAGACGATCGATCCCAGCTTGGGCCGGTCAAGGCCGCCGTCGGCGCCGAGCACCTCCTCGCCGAAGGCCTCGACGACCGCCGCCAGTCCGGCCGTGCCCGGCGCGACGACCTCCCGCGCGATGCGGTCGGCGTCGATCAGCACGGCACCGCACTCGACGAGCAGCCGCGACACTTCACTCTTGCCGGCACCGATCCCGCCGGTCAGGCCCACCTTCAGCATGAGTGGGAGCTTAGGCCCTGGTCCTGACGGCGGCGCACCGGGTGTCTGTCAGTTGTCGCCTTCGCGTTCCGCCAGGAACCGCTCGAACTCGAGGCCGATCTCGTCCGCCGACGGGATGTCGACGGGTTCGGCGAGCATGTTGCCCCGGCTCTCGGCGCCCGCAACGGCGTCGTACTGGTTCTCCAGGCCCGAGACGAGGGCGGTGAGCTCGTCGTCCCCTTCCTGGATCTGCCGGTCGATCTCCGTCTGCGTGCGGTGTGCGTCCGTGCGCAGGGCGTGCGCGATGCCGGGAAGCACCAGGCCGGTGGCGGCCGTGACGGCCTCCAGGACGGTCAGCGCCGCGTCCGGGTACAGGGAGCGGGCGATGTAGTGCGGCACGTGCGCGGCGACGCCGAGGACGTCGAACCCGGCCTCCATGAGGCGGTACTCGACCAGGGACTCGGCGCTGCCGGGTACCTGCGCCTCGTCGAAGGGACTGCGGTGGCCGGGGACGAGGTCGGTCCGGTTGCCGTGCGGGGTGAGGCCCACGGGGCGGGTGTGCGGGACACCCATGGGAATGCCGTGGAAGTTCACCGACAGGCGGACGCCGAGCCGCTCCACGATCTGCTGTACGGCCGCGGCGAAACGCTCCCACTCCACGTCCGGCTCGGGGCCGGACAGCAGCAAGAAGGGTGCTCCGGTGGCGTCCTGGACGAGCCGCACGTCGAGGGTGGGCTCCTCGTAGTCGGTCCACCGGTCGCGCTTGAAGGTCAGCAGCGGGCGCCGGGCGCGATAGTCCACGAGCCGGTCGTGGTCGAAGCGGGCGACGACCTGGTGGGGCTGCGAGTCGAGCAGCCGGTCGACGATCTGGTCCCCGGTCTCGCCCGCGTCGATGTATCCGTCGAAGTGGTAGAGCATGACAAGGCCGGCCGACTCCTGGGCGAGCGCCATGTCGACCGCGGCGAGGCCCTTCGGCTCCCATGCGTACAAACCCTGCGGATCAAGCACTGTGACCGCTCCTCCTCGTGTTCGTACAGCACAACACCCCCTGGAGCAGGGGCATTCCCACCCGGCCCCCTGATCAGGCCTCTCTTATGGCCTTCTTATGACCGGGCGGCAGGACAACGCTCGGAAGGGGCGCGGGGAACCGCGCGACAGGCCCCCACTGGCCGGCAGCCGGACAACCGGGCCAGGGCAACGCTGAGGGGCCGCACCTCGAAAGGTACGGCCCCTCAGTTACCGGCTGATCAGCTACCGGCTAGACCTCAGCGGCGAGCGTTCAGCTCTGCCCACCCGCCAGCTTCTCGCGCAGCGCGGCAAGCGCCTCGTCCGAGGCCAGCGCGCCGGAGTTGTCCGGGCCCTCGGAGGAGTAGGAACCGCCGCCACCGCCACCACCGGACGCGGCCGGAGCCGCACCCGCAGTGTCGCCGCCCTCGGCCGCAGCAGCGGCGTCGGCCTCGCGGGACTTGATGACCTGCTGCTGGTGCTGCTCGAAGCGGGTCTGCGCCTCGGCGTACTGGTTCTCCCACACCTCACGCTGGGATTCGAAGCCCTCGAGCCAGTCGTTGGTCTCGGGGTCGAAGCCCTCGGGGTAGATGTAGTTGCCCTGGTCGTCGTACGACGCGGCCATGCCGTACAGGGTCGGGTCGAACTCGACCGTCGCCGGGTCGGCACCGAAGGCCTCGTTGGCCTGCTTCAGCGAGAGGCTGATGCGACGGCGCTCGAGGTCGATGTCGATGACCTTGACGAAGATCTCGTCGTTGACCTGGACGACCTGCTCCGGGATCTCCACGTGGCGCTCGGCCAGCTCGGAGATGTGCACCAGACCCTCGATGCCCTCGTCCACGCGGACGAACGCACCGAACGGAACCAGCTTCGTGACCTTGCCGGGCACGACCTGGCCGATCTGGTGGGTGCGGGCGAACTGCTGCCACGGGTCTTCCTGCGTCGCCTTCAGCGACAGGGAGACACGCTCGCGGTCCATGTCGACGTCGAGAACCTCGACGGTGACTTCCTGGCCGACCTCGACAACCTCGGAGGGGTGGTCGATGTGCTTCCAGGAGAGCTCGGAGACGTGCACCAGACCATCGACGCCACCCAGGTCCACGAAGGCACCGAAGTTGACGATCGAGGAGACGACGCCGGAGCGGACCTGGCCCTTCTGCAGGGTGGTGAGGAACGTCTGGCGAACCTCGGACTGGGTCTGCTCGAGCCAGGCACGGCGGGACAGGACCACGTTGTTGCGGTTCTTGTCCAGCTCGATGATCTTCGCCTCGAGCTCCTTGCCCACGTAGGGCTGGAGGTCGCGGACACGGCGCATCTCGACAAGGGAGGCCGGCAGGAAGCCACGGAGGCCGATGTCGAGGATGAGACCACCCTTGACGACCTCGATGACGGTGCCGGTGACGATGCCGTCCTCTTCCTTGATCTTCTCGATGGTGCCCCAGGCGCGCTCGTACTGGGCGCGCTTCTTCGAGAGGATCAGGCGGCCTTCCTTGTCCTCCTTCTGGAGAACAAGGGCTTCGATCTCGTCACCGACGGCGACGACCTCGTTCGGGTCGACGTCGTGCTTGATCGAGAGCTCGCGGCTCGGGATGACACCTTCGGTCTTGTAACCGATGTCGAGGAGAACCTCGTCCCGGTCAACCTTGACGATGACGCCGTCGACGATGTCACCATCGTTGAAGTACTTGATCGTCTCGTCGATAGCGGCGAGGAAGGCTTCCTCGTTACCGATGTCGTTGACCGCAACCTGCGGGATGGTGGCGGTGGTCTCGGTGCTGCTCGTCATGTGGGAAAGGGCTCCGGTACGGACGGTGAGTCGTAGGTACTGCTACGCCGGGAGCCCGTATCGCCCTGAAGAAGCCGGACAGCCAAGGAAGCGCCCCACCGGATATCGGTGATGGCGCCTCGACAACCGAGGGGACATACAACAGATGCGAGCGCAGCCTGCTACGTCTGAGGTGCGCAGGCCCACAGCGCAACTTGTAGCATACGGGGGCAGCCGGGCAGGGTCAATGCGCGAAGGCGCACACCCGGGGCGGATCGCCCCATACCCGGCACAAGAACCGTCTCCGGAGGCCACGCAGGCCTGTGAGACCCCTTCCGTGACACCGCCAAGAGGGTCGACGGCGTCGTGAAGGTGACGGAAGAGTACGACGAGGGAGCCGATCATCCAAGAGGCCAAAGCGTTCGAACCGGAAGCGACCCGGCGTGAGTCGGACATCGCGGAAAGCGCCCGGGCCAACCGGGGCTGGTGGGACCGGAACGCGGACGAGTACCAGGTCGAGCACGGCACGTTCCTCGGCGACGACCGTTTCGTATGGGGTCCCGAGGGCCTGGACGAGGTGGAGGCGGTGCTGCTCGGGCCGCCGGAGGACCTGAAGGGCAAGGACGTCCTGGAGATCGGCGCCGGCGCGGCCCAGTGCGCGCGCTGGCTGGCCGGCCAGGGTGCCCGCCCGGTCGCCCTGGACATCTCGCACCGCCAGCTCCAGCACGCGCTGCGCATCGGCGGCCCGTTCCCTCTGGTGTGCGCCGACGCGGGCGCGCTGCCCTTCACGGACGGCTCCTTCGACCTGGCGTGCTCGGCGTACGGCGCGCTGCCGTTCGTCGCCGACCCGGTGATGGTGCTGCGCGAGGTGCGCCGGGTGCTGCGCCCGGGCGGCCGCTTCGTCTTCTCGGTGACCCACCCGATCCGCTGGGCGTTCCCGGACGAGCCGGGCGCCGAGGGGCTGAGCGTGTCGGCGTCGTACTTCGACCGCACGCCGTACGTCGAGCAGGGCGAGGACGGCGACGCGGTCTACGTCGAGCACCACCGGACGATCGGCGACCGCGTGCGCGACGTGGTGGCGGGCGGCTTCCGCCTCGTCGACCTGGTCGAGCCTGAGTGGCCCGCGTGGAACACCTCGGAGTGGGGCGGATGGTCGCCGCTGCGCGGCAATCTCATCCCCGGTACGGCGATCTTCGTGTGCGAGCGGGACTGAGCGGCGCGTTCCGGCCAATCCCCGGCGCGCCCGGCTGCAGGGAGCATGCTCCGGGCGCCGTCAGGGAAAAACCGTCTGGCCACCACATCGTTCTGAACTGCGGTTCCCCGTCCTGAACCGCGGTTCCCGCGAGGTACGCACACGGGGGTGCGCGCATGGCCGTCTGCACGCGCTGCAAGCAGAGCGACAGGCTCACCAGCCTCGGGCGCCACTGGAGGACGCTTTCGGTCGACGGCCGCACCGAGGTACCGCACCTCGCGCCGCCCGTCCTCTACGACGCCCGGTACTCGCCGCCTGTCGGGCTGCTGGTCCTGGGGGGCGGGCTGCTCGTCACCGGCTCGCTGCTCGGGCTGGTCGTGGTGGCAGCGGGGCTGGTGTGGCTGACGGCGGTCAGGAACAGCGCTTTCGAGGCGTACCGCCGCTACGGCGAGTGGAAGAGGAAGCTGATCTGCGAGCGCTGCGACCTGATGGTCCTTCCGTGACGGTCTCGCCCGACGCGTCGGCTGGAACACTGAGGCGGTGATCCGCCAAGACGCCCTCGACCTCCTGCCCGTCCGTTCCGCCGTGCCCGCGCTGCGGGACGCGCTGGAGGGGCACGGTACGGCCGTGCTGTGCGCGCCGCCCGGCACCGGCAAGACCACGTTGGTGCCGCTCGCCCTGGCGGGACTGCTCGGGGAGGGGCCCGCACGGCGGGTCGTCGTCGCCGAGCCGCGGCGGATCGCGGCGCGGGCGGCGGCACGGCGAATGGCGTGGCTGCTGGGCGAGAAGGCCGGCGACAGCGTCGGCTACACCGTGCGCGGCGAGCGGGTCGTCGCACGGCACGCGCGCGTGGAGGTCGTCACGACGGGTGTGCTGCTGCAGCGGCTGCAGCGAGACCAGGAGTTGACCGGCGTCGACGTGGTCGTGCTCGACGAGTGTCATGAGCGGCACCTGGACGCGGACACGACGGCGGCGTTCCTGTGGGACGTACGGCAGACGCTGCGGCCGGAGCTGCGGCTGGTGGCCGCGTCGGCGACGACCGACGCGCAGGGGTGGGCGCGGCTGCTGGGCGGGGCGCCGGTGGTGGAGGCGGACGGGGTCCTGCATCCGGTCGACGTGGTGTGGGCGCCGCCCCTGCGCCCCATGCGTCCGCCGCACGGCATGCGGGTCGATCCGGCACTGCCGGCGTACGTGGCGTCGGTGGTGCGGCGGGCACTGGCCGAGCGGGAGGGGGACGTGCTGTGTTTCCTGCCGGGTGTCGGTGAGATCGCGCGCGTGGCAGGGCAGCTGGGGGACCTGGGCGGCGTCGAGGTGCTGCAGGTGCACGGGCGGACGCCTGCAGCCGTGCAGGACGCGGTGCTGGCTTCGGGGCAGCGGCGCCGGGTGGTGCTGGCGACCTCTGTGGCCGAGTCGTCGCTGACGGTGCCCGGTGTGCGGGTGGTCGTCGACTCGGGGCTGGCGCGGGAGCCGCGTGTCGACCACGCGCGCGGGCTGAGTGCGCTGACGACGGTGCGCGCCTCGCAGGCTGCCGGGAGGCAGCGGGCGGGGCGCGCCGGGCGTGAGGCGCCGGGTGCGGTGTACCGGTGCTGGGCGGAGGCCGAGGACGCCCGGCTGCCGCGTTTCCCTTCGCCGGAGATCAAGGTGGCCGATCTGACGGCGTTCGCCCTGCAGACGGCGTGCTGGGGCGATCCGGACGCGTCGGGCCTCGCTCTGCTGGATCCGCCGCCGGGCGGGGCGATGGCCGCGGCGCGGGGTGTGCTGACGGCCGTCGGCGCGGTGGACGCCGCCGGCCGGGCCACGGACAGGGGCGTTCGTCTGGCCCGGCTGGGGCTGCATCCCCGGCTGGGGCGGGCCCTGCTGGACGCCGGTGCCGATCGGGCCGCCGAGGTGGTGGCGCTGCTGAGTGAGGAGGCGCCTCGGGAGTACGGGGACGACCTCGCCGGTGCGTTGCGGGCGGCACGGAGCGGAGGTGACGGGTACGCGACGCGCTGGCGCACGGAGGTGCGGCGGCTGCGGTCCGTCTCCGCGCAGTTCGCCGAGCCGGCCGCCGGTGCCCCTCCCACCGGGGAACACGGCCTTGCCGGGCTTGTCGCCGCCCTCGCCTTCCCCGAGCGCGTCGCGAAGGCCGACGGCGGCTCCTATCTCATGGCCTCCGGCACCCGCGCCGAGCTGCGCGACGGATCCGCCCTCCGCGGGGCCCCGTGGATCGCCGTGGCCGTCGCAGACCGGCCCGTCGGCAAGGGGCACGCGCGCGTGCAGCTCGCCGCCGCGGTGGACCAGGACATCGCGCTGTCGGCTGCCGCGTCGCTGTATTCCGAGGCCCAGGAGGTCCACTGGGCCGACGGGGACGTCGTCGCGCGCCACGTCGAGCGGCTGGGGGCGATCGAGCTCACGGCACGGCCGTTGCGCGACGCCGGCCCCGCCCTCGTACGGACCGCCCTGCTCGAAGGTCTACGGCAGGAAGGGCTCGGCCTGTTGCGCTGGTCCGCCGACGCCGGCGTACTGCGGCAGCGGCTGGCGTTCCTTCATGCGCATCTCGGCGGTCCCTGGCCCGGCATGTCCGACGACGCGCTCCACGCGCGCGTGGACGAATGGCTGGAGCCGGAGTTGAGCCGGGCCCGACGGCGCGCCGACCTGGCGCGGATCGACGCCGGGCAGGCGCTCGCCCGGCTGCTGCCGTGGGCCTCCGGGGAGGCCGGCCGGCTGGACGAGCTCGCTCCGGAGCGCATCACCGTACCGAGTGGATCCAGAATCCGGATCGACTACGGCAATCCCGAACAGCCCGTACTCGCCGTGAAGTTGCAGGAGATGTTCGGGCTGCACGAGTCGCCCGCCGTCGCGGGGGTGCCGCTGCTCGTCCATCTCCTGTCCCCCGCCGGGCGCCCGGCCGCCGTCACCGCCGATCTCGCCTCCTTCTGGAGGGAGGGCTACAAGGGCGTTCGGGCGGAGTTGCGCGGCCGGTATCCGAAGCATCCCTGGCCCGAGGATCCGGCCGCCGCGGAGCCGACGCGGCACACCAACGCGCGGCTCAGGCGGTGACCGGTTCCGGCGTGGACGACTCGGCCGGTTCCGGATCACCCGGGCGCCGGCCGCGTGCCTCCAGACAGAGGGAGAGGGACAGGAGCAGGACGCCCAGGACCAGGAAGCCCCAGGGCAGGTACGACGTCAGCAGCAGGACGAGGGTGCGGTTGGACTTGACCAGGTCGACCGTGTGCCTGGTGTAGTCCTCGCGCATCTTCACGTCACCGGCGAACGCCGTCACCTTGTCGCGGCCGCCGAGGAGGGTGCCGCCGCGCAGTTCCTCCTTGTGGAGTTCCTCGCCGTAGACGGGAGCGCCGGTGACGGGCTCGACCCAGAACCTGCGGACCGTGGTGTACCAGCGGGTGGTGCCGGTCCTGGCGACCGACTCGGGGGTGATGCCCTTGACCGGCATGGTCCTGGGGAACGCCACCTTGGTCCAGGGGATGGTCTGCTCGAAGTAGTAGACCTCCAGGCCGCGGAAGTTCTGGGTGCCCTTGTAGTGGATGGGGTTGGTGGTGCGGGTCTGGGCGTCGAAGTACTCGTAGTCCCGTTTCTGTGTCAGGAAGGGCCACTTGAACTCGATGCCGTCCCGTTTCACCGGGGCGCCGTCGACCATCTCGCCGGTGGCGTGGACCGGGGCCTGGCTGTGGGCGTCGAAGATGTAGCGCTCGGGGATGCGGGAGACCATCTTCCCGTCGGGGCCCTGGACGTAGGACAGGCCGTCCCAGACGACGACGTCGCGGCCGGCCGTCCTCTCGATCTCCTTCGCGGCCTCCACGTTGCCCTTGAGGGTCTGCACGATGGTGACTTCGGAGACCTTGCGTGCCTTCATCGTGCCGTAGTCGAGGAGGGTCGCGCCCTTCGCCTCCAGCACCATGTCCTGGTACTGGCCGGCCGGGATCTTGGCGAGACGGGGAAAGGCGTACCAGCGCAGCATCGGGGACAGAGCCGCGAAGAACACGGCGAAGGCGAGCAGGACCAGACTGGCCTTGCGGCGCATCTCGGCCTCCCTACCGGGCGGTTACGGGTGGGCGGGCACCGTCGTCAGCAGGGGTTTCGGGGACGTCCTGCCCGTGGGACCGCCCATGGCCGTGATCGTGAGGATCAGCGCGAACGCGAGGACGAGACCGGTCGCGGCGGCGATCAGGGCGCGCATGCCTGCCTCCCGACGGAGTGGAAACCGCATGGAACTGATACATCGTCAGGTCCGGCACCGTAGCAACGGGTGGGCGAGATGAGAACACGTTGCACACACGACGACTGCGGCGCTCCCTCCGGTCGAGGCAGCGCCGCAGTCGTCGTCGTACGGAGAAACTACGAGCTCGGGCTCGCGGACGGGCTGGGGCTGGGGCTTGCCGAGGCGGCGGGGGCCACGGTCAGCGGGACGTTGAGCGCCGCACCGCCCGCGGTGGTGACGCGGAGCATGAAGGTGCCGGTGTTGTCGTCGGAGTACAGCTTCGGCAGCTTCAGCACGCCCTTGGCGTCCGTCTTCAGGCCCGTCAGCGTGCGTACGGCCTTGCCGTCGGCGTCCTTGAAGTACGGACCCTTGTCGTCCTCGGTCGGGTCGAGCACCGACTTGATCAGGGTCGCGGTGACCGCGACCTTGTCCGCGACGGCACCCTTGTAGGTGGCCTTCACCTCGGCCTGGTCGGCGAACTCGCCGCCCGGGGTGCAGGTCAGCGCCGTGTCGCTGGTACGGACGAGGGTGTCGGCGACGCGCTCGGTGACGGTGGCCGTGTAGTCGAGGCCGCTGACCGAACGGCCCATGAGCGTGGCACGGACGGTGACGTCGCCGGTCTTCTCGCCCGCCCGCAGCGCGGGAGCGACGGCCACACCGGAGCTGTTGGTGAGGACCGCGGCGACGCGCTCGCCACCGGTGAAGGTGGTGTCGGTGTCGCCGACGATGGTGAAGCGGACCCTGACCTTGCCGACCGCCTTGCCGGCCTTGGTCTCGGCCCTTGTGCTGATCTTCTTGGTGAACGCGTCGCCGGCCATCGCGGTGAGCTTCGCGGTACCCGCGTCCTCCAGGTGGTCGACCGTGTCGGTGGGGGTGGGGGTGGGGGTGGGGGTGGGCGACGGACTTCCCGG
Coding sequences:
- the hrpB gene encoding ATP-dependent helicase HrpB, with product MIRQDALDLLPVRSAVPALRDALEGHGTAVLCAPPGTGKTTLVPLALAGLLGEGPARRVVVAEPRRIAARAAARRMAWLLGEKAGDSVGYTVRGERVVARHARVEVVTTGVLLQRLQRDQELTGVDVVVLDECHERHLDADTTAAFLWDVRQTLRPELRLVAASATTDAQGWARLLGGAPVVEADGVLHPVDVVWAPPLRPMRPPHGMRVDPALPAYVASVVRRALAEREGDVLCFLPGVGEIARVAGQLGDLGGVEVLQVHGRTPAAVQDAVLASGQRRRVVLATSVAESSLTVPGVRVVVDSGLAREPRVDHARGLSALTTVRASQAAGRQRAGRAGREAPGAVYRCWAEAEDARLPRFPSPEIKVADLTAFALQTACWGDPDASGLALLDPPPGGAMAAARGVLTAVGAVDAAGRATDRGVRLARLGLHPRLGRALLDAGADRAAEVVALLSEEAPREYGDDLAGALRAARSGGDGYATRWRTEVRRLRSVSAQFAEPAAGAPPTGEHGLAGLVAALAFPERVAKADGGSYLMASGTRAELRDGSALRGAPWIAVAVADRPVGKGHARVQLAAAVDQDIALSAAASLYSEAQEVHWADGDVVARHVERLGAIELTARPLRDAGPALVRTALLEGLRQEGLGLLRWSADAGVLRQRLAFLHAHLGGPWPGMSDDALHARVDEWLEPELSRARRRADLARIDAGQALARLLPWASGEAGRLDELAPERITVPSGSRIRIDYGNPEQPVLAVKLQEMFGLHESPAVAGVPLLVHLLSPAGRPAAVTADLASFWREGYKGVRAELRGRYPKHPWPEDPAAAEPTRHTNARLRR
- a CDS encoding DUF3068 domain-containing protein; the protein is MRRKASLVLLAFAVFFAALSPMLRWYAFPRLAKIPAGQYQDMVLEAKGATLLDYGTMKARKVSEVTIVQTLKGNVEAAKEIERTAGRDVVVWDGLSYVQGPDGKMVSRIPERYIFDAHSQAPVHATGEMVDGAPVKRDGIEFKWPFLTQKRDYEYFDAQTRTTNPIHYKGTQNFRGLEVYYFEQTIPWTKVAFPRTMPVKGITPESVARTGTTRWYTTVRRFWVEPVTGAPVYGEELHKEELRGGTLLGGRDKVTAFAGDVKMREDYTRHTVDLVKSNRTLVLLLTSYLPWGFLVLGVLLLSLSLCLEARGRRPGDPEPAESSTPEPVTA
- a CDS encoding SPW_0924 family protein; translated protein: MRALIAAATGLVLAFALILTITAMGGPTGRTSPKPLLTTVPAHP